The following are from one region of the Theropithecus gelada isolate Dixy chromosome 6, Tgel_1.0, whole genome shotgun sequence genome:
- the IRGM gene encoding LOW QUALITY PROTEIN: immunity-related GTPase family M protein (The sequence of the model RefSeq protein was modified relative to this genomic sequence to represent the inferred CDS: substituted 1 base at 1 genomic stop codon): MNVEKALVGGNLPEVASAIKETLKIVSRIPVNIAMAGTLGSGMNTFISALXNTGHEGKPSPPTGLVKATQRCAPYFSSHFPNVVLWDLPGTGSATKTLENYLMEMQFNQYDFIMVASAQFSMNHVMLAKTTEDMGKKFYIVWTKLDMDLSTGALPEVQLLQIRENVLENLQKEQVCEH; this comes from the coding sequence ATGAATGTTGAGAAAGCCTTAGTAGGTGGGAACTTGCCAGAGGTGGCCTCTGCCATAAAGGAGACTCTGAAGATAGTGTCCAGGATACCAGTCAACATTGCTATGGCAGGGACTCTAGGCAGTGGGATGAACACCTTCATCAGTGCCCTTTGAAACACAGGACATGAGGGGAAGCCCTCACCTCCTACTGGGCTGGTAAAAGCTACCCAAAGATGTGCCCCCTATTTCTCTTCCCACTTTCCAAATGTGGTGCTGTGGGACCTGCCTGGCACAGGGTCTGCCACCAAAACCCTGGAGAACTACCTCATGGAAATGCAGTTCAACCAGTATGACTTCATCATGGTTGCATCTGCACAATTCAGCATGAATCATGTGATGCTTGCCAAAACCACTGAGGACATGGGAAAGAAGTTCTACATTGTCTGGACCAAGCTGGACATGGACCTCAGCACAGGTGCCCTCCCAGAAGTGCAGCTACTGCAGATCAGAGAAAATGTCCTGGAAAATCTCCAGAAGGAACAGGTTTGTGAACACTAA